The Nitrospirota bacterium genome window below encodes:
- a CDS encoding type II toxin-antitoxin system RelE/ParE family toxin encodes MASYSLNFKPSVEKDLQSIPRSIASRILDRIDRLPVHPNPPQSTKLQGAERLYRLRVGDYRIVYEVDREAEQITVHYVRHRREVYRTLR; translated from the coding sequence GTGGCCTCGTATAGCCTCAACTTCAAGCCGTCCGTCGAGAAAGATCTTCAGTCTATTCCGCGTTCCATTGCCTCTCGCATTCTTGACCGAATCGACCGCTTGCCGGTTCATCCGAATCCACCACAATCGACGAAGCTGCAAGGCGCGGAACGCTTGTATCGTCTGCGTGTAGGTGATTATCGGATCGTCTACGAAGTCGATCGCGAGGCCGAACAGATTACAGTGCACTATGTCCGCCACCGGCGTGAGGTGTATCGGACGCTTCGCTAA